From the genome of Triticum aestivum cultivar Chinese Spring chromosome 3B, IWGSC CS RefSeq v2.1, whole genome shotgun sequence, one region includes:
- the LOC123064795 gene encoding uncharacterized protein, with translation MAVAGSDQAAGWMMLDRFVYRRDEDHGGGGWRFPDESTAPLRATSSTSLGRPFEVAILHAEPPAVSRLYVRWPGGTKGKYGSGTVLMAAHRDFILFQLVSMAGDITHDHFVCIACSDPAAGPHMELKRLPLCTIPMVVLPPCCEEDTEGTSSCEEDTEGTSSCEEDSEGTTMQRVFFPNTVGLIRGSSPGHEEEFAVAQLGMVTQIRGAYQMEAEVCVLRSCVSAPDDAGMWEVQKIPIQHKTYEFPALDNWLTDAVITFNKYICWISYYTGGILFYDIFAETPNIFYLPLPTANRPRKMQERGFLEMNRSLCVTGVGGDLLKYTSVVRHDEKLCGPLEPRTGYTIVTDTLSITESGDINCFHERVKIAFELWHYNTSECLPREGLMYPLVSMDNPSIVHYLISGEGDKIDKVSMVALDMITQKATSIVPYIKGEEDLCGQDADMVKEKSHLLTSFLPSEFPKFLNLTRDR, from the exons ATGGCCGTGGCTGGATCCGACCAGGCTGCTGGCTGGATGATGCTGGACCGTTTCGTCTACCGCAGGGACGaggaccacggcggcggcggctggcgcttCCCGGACGAATCTACGGCGCCCCTCAGGGCCACCTCGTCAACCTCTCTCGGCAGGCCTTTCGAGGTCGCCATCCTGCACGCCGAGCCGCCCGCCGTCTCCCGCCTCTACGTGCGGTGGCCCGGCGGCACCAAAGGAAAATACGGCTCCGGCACCGTGCTTATGGCCGCGCACCGTGACTTCATCCTCTTCCAGCTCGTCTCCATGGCAGGTGATATCACGCATGACCACTTCGTCTGCATAGCATGCTCGGATCCTGCAGCTGGGCCGCACATGGAGCTCAAACGGCTCCCCCTTTGCACCATACCCATGGTCGTCTTACCTCCGTGCTGTGAGGAAGACACGGAGGGAACTTCTTCTTGTGAGGAAGACACGGAGGGAACTTCTTCTTGCGAGGAAGACTCGGAGGGAACCACTATGCAGCGAGTGTTTTTCCCCAACACCGTAGGGCTCATTCGCGGATCATCCCCTGGCCATGAAGAAGAGTTTGCCGTCGCACAGCTGGGTATGGTCACCCAGATACGAGGCGCCTACCAGATGGAAGCTGAAGTGTGCGTACTCCGCTCATGTGTGTCGGCTCCTGACGACGCTGGCATGTGGGAGGTTCAAAAGATACCTATTCAGCATAAGACTTATGAATTCCCGGCCCTGGATAATTGGTTGACGGATGCTGTCATCACATTCAACAAATATATCTGCTGGATTTCCTACTACACAGGAGGTATTCTATTCTATGATATATTTGCAGAAACACCCAACATTTTTTATCTACCGTTACCTACCGCTAACCGTCCTAGAAAAATGCAAGAAAGAGGTTTCCTTGAGATGAACCGTAGCCTCTGTGTCACCGGTGTTGGAGGTGATCTACTCAAGTACACTTCTGTTGTTCGCCATGATGAAAAACTCTGCGGCCCACTTGAACCTCGGACAGGTTATACCATCGTCACTGATACTTTGAGCATAACGGAGAGTGGTGATATAAACTGCTTCCATGAAAGGGTAAAGATAGCTTTTGAATTGTGGCATTACAACACCTCCGAATGTCTCCCGCGTGAAGGCCTGATGTACCCTCTTGTGAGCATGGACAACCCTAGTATTGTGCACTATTTGATCTCTGGGGAAGGAGATAAGATTGACAAGGTTTCCATGGTTGCGTTGGATATGATTACTCAGAAAGCCACTTCAATTGTTCCATATATTAAAGGAGAGGAAGACCTCTGTGGCCAAGATGCTGACATGGTTAAAGAAAAGTCACACCTTCTCACGTCCTTCCTTCCATCCGAGTTCCCCAAGTTCTTGAATCTCACAAG GGATCGCTGA
- the LOC123064796 gene encoding mucin-1 isoform X3: protein MGWATCPTEAVDWAATKASPSDGPTSVPGARPSTAPGSSPPTLGRPAPRSGGAAAAAGAASTERGWSGVGCRRRPASAKPMLPRPARPGDARGPLPAANTGRRAPRPPGAKARRRPALKEPPSSSTRATKSPMEHAVWPPSIDSAVAPRSSSASSPTDSTSESASANAQKRLPDQPTTPAAGPAGRQDAAVAATASPLAELRTPAPETGPRARSPPPSPEPPTRAVRTGTQRKPTQRPPLHCTCMSSDDDVPMADADAGEVLDAIATSTHAFDAQHHPTAESALASDAQHHPAAESALASDAHHHLAAESALASDAHHHLATESALASDTQQHPAAVTTTAAAQEAVPPELHHHFMHLRGDDATGSFLAAAVKRAEDAIADEYDARARLLEARCEEAAAAVRAAEEDISCLIDELAELRIISDEIIPELNCEDPEEQNQRLRAELDATTKELEWKMEKIAELQEREKEVNTLDMAGGESKLADHDLVLHELEKGDLEINISEQGDGESKVADHALMLHETTSKRWRLFMPS from the exons ATGGGTTGGGCCACCTGCCCCACGGAAGCGGTCGACTGGGCCGCTACCAAAGCCAGCCCGTCAGATGGGCCAACGAGCGTCCCAGGGGCCCGGCCCAGCACCGCCCCCGGCTCGTCGCCCCCAACCCTAGGCCGACCAGCGCCCAGATCCGGCGGAGCCGCCGCAGCTGCAGGCGCCGCCAGCACCGAGCGGGGCTGGTCCGGGGTAGGTTGCAGACGCAGGCCCGCATCTGCGAAACCCATGCTGCCCCGCCCCGCACGACCCGGCGATGCACGCGGCCCCCTGCCCGCGGCGAACACTGGACGTCGTGCGCCACGGCCACCGGGCGCGAAAGCACGCCGGCGCCCGGCCTTGAAGGAGCCCCCCAGCTCCTCCACACGTGCGACAAAGTCGCCGATGGAGCACGCCGTCTGGCCGCCCTCCATCGACTCCGCCGTCGCGCCCAGAAGCTCCTCCGCATCTTCACCTACCGACTCCACGTCGGAATCCGCCTCGGCCAACGCCCAAAAACGGCTCCCCGACCAGCCAACCACACCCGCGGCGGGGCCGGCCGGACGCCAGGACGCCGCCGTGGCCGCCACCGCCTCCCCGCTCGCTGAGCTCCGAACGCCCGCGCCGGAAACAGGCCCGAGAGCGagatcgccgcccccgtcgccagaGCCACCCACTCGGGCGGTCCGTACAGGAACCCAACGCAAACCCACTCAAAGGCCTCCGCTCCACTGCACTTGCATGTCAAGCGACGACGACGTGCCcatggccgacgccgacgccggcgaggtcctcGACGCCATCGCCACGAGCACCCACGCCTTCGACGCGCAGCACCACCCCACCGCCGAGAGCGCCCTGGCCTCCGACGCGCAGCACCACCCCGCTGCCGAGAGCGCCCTGGCATCCGACGCTCACCACCACCTCGCTGCCGAGAGCGCCCTGGCCTCCGACGCGCACCACCACCTCGCCACCGAGAGCGCCCTGGCCTCCGATACCCAGCAGCACCCGGCCGCCGTCACGACCACTGCGGCAGCCCAGGAAGCGGTGCcgcccgagctccaccaccacttCATGCACCTGCGCGGGGATGACGCCACGGGGAGTTTCCTGGCCGCCGCGGTGAAGAGGGCCGAGGACGCCATCGCCGACGAGTACGACGCGAGGGCGAGGCTCCTGGAGGCCAGGTGTGAGGAGGcggccgcggcggtgcgggcggcggaggaggacatTAGCTGCCTCATCGACGAGCTCGCCG AGCTGAGGATCATATCTGACGAGATCATACCAGAGTTGAACTGTGAGGATCCGGAGGAGCAGAATCAGAGGCTCAGGGCGGAACTGGATGCCACGACGAAAGAGCTCGAGTGGAAGATGGAGAAGATAGCAGAACTGCAGGAGCGGGAGAAG GAGGTCAACACACTGGACATGGCAGGTGGAGAGAGCAAGCTGGCTGACCATGATCTAGTGCTGCATGAGCTGGAGAAG GGGGATTTGGAGATCAACATATCAGAACAGGGAGATGGAGAGAGCAAGGTGGCTGATCATGCTCTCATGCTGCATGAAACCACAAG CAAGAGATGGAGGCTATTCATGCCAAGCTAA
- the LOC123064796 gene encoding mucin-1 isoform X1, with protein MGWATCPTEAVDWAATKASPSDGPTSVPGARPSTAPGSSPPTLGRPAPRSGGAAAAAGAASTERGWSGVGCRRRPASAKPMLPRPARPGDARGPLPAANTGRRAPRPPGAKARRRPALKEPPSSSTRATKSPMEHAVWPPSIDSAVAPRSSSASSPTDSTSESASANAQKRLPDQPTTPAAGPAGRQDAAVAATASPLAELRTPAPETGPRARSPPPSPEPPTRAVRTGTQRKPTQRPPLHCTCMSSDDDVPMADADAGEVLDAIATSTHAFDAQHHPTAESALASDAQHHPAAESALASDAHHHLAAESALASDAHHHLATESALASDTQQHPAAVTTTAAAQEAVPPELHHHFMHLRGDDATGSFLAAAVKRAEDAIADEYDARARLLEARCEEAAAAVRAAEEDISCLIDELAELRIISDEIIPELNCEDPEEQNQRLRAELDATTKELEWKMEKIAELQEREKEVNTLDMAGGESKLADHDLVLHELEKQNFPTHTQGDLEINISEQGDGESKVADHALMLHETTSKRWRLFMPS; from the exons ATGGGTTGGGCCACCTGCCCCACGGAAGCGGTCGACTGGGCCGCTACCAAAGCCAGCCCGTCAGATGGGCCAACGAGCGTCCCAGGGGCCCGGCCCAGCACCGCCCCCGGCTCGTCGCCCCCAACCCTAGGCCGACCAGCGCCCAGATCCGGCGGAGCCGCCGCAGCTGCAGGCGCCGCCAGCACCGAGCGGGGCTGGTCCGGGGTAGGTTGCAGACGCAGGCCCGCATCTGCGAAACCCATGCTGCCCCGCCCCGCACGACCCGGCGATGCACGCGGCCCCCTGCCCGCGGCGAACACTGGACGTCGTGCGCCACGGCCACCGGGCGCGAAAGCACGCCGGCGCCCGGCCTTGAAGGAGCCCCCCAGCTCCTCCACACGTGCGACAAAGTCGCCGATGGAGCACGCCGTCTGGCCGCCCTCCATCGACTCCGCCGTCGCGCCCAGAAGCTCCTCCGCATCTTCACCTACCGACTCCACGTCGGAATCCGCCTCGGCCAACGCCCAAAAACGGCTCCCCGACCAGCCAACCACACCCGCGGCGGGGCCGGCCGGACGCCAGGACGCCGCCGTGGCCGCCACCGCCTCCCCGCTCGCTGAGCTCCGAACGCCCGCGCCGGAAACAGGCCCGAGAGCGagatcgccgcccccgtcgccagaGCCACCCACTCGGGCGGTCCGTACAGGAACCCAACGCAAACCCACTCAAAGGCCTCCGCTCCACTGCACTTGCATGTCAAGCGACGACGACGTGCCcatggccgacgccgacgccggcgaggtcctcGACGCCATCGCCACGAGCACCCACGCCTTCGACGCGCAGCACCACCCCACCGCCGAGAGCGCCCTGGCCTCCGACGCGCAGCACCACCCCGCTGCCGAGAGCGCCCTGGCATCCGACGCTCACCACCACCTCGCTGCCGAGAGCGCCCTGGCCTCCGACGCGCACCACCACCTCGCCACCGAGAGCGCCCTGGCCTCCGATACCCAGCAGCACCCGGCCGCCGTCACGACCACTGCGGCAGCCCAGGAAGCGGTGCcgcccgagctccaccaccacttCATGCACCTGCGCGGGGATGACGCCACGGGGAGTTTCCTGGCCGCCGCGGTGAAGAGGGCCGAGGACGCCATCGCCGACGAGTACGACGCGAGGGCGAGGCTCCTGGAGGCCAGGTGTGAGGAGGcggccgcggcggtgcgggcggcggaggaggacatTAGCTGCCTCATCGACGAGCTCGCCG AGCTGAGGATCATATCTGACGAGATCATACCAGAGTTGAACTGTGAGGATCCGGAGGAGCAGAATCAGAGGCTCAGGGCGGAACTGGATGCCACGACGAAAGAGCTCGAGTGGAAGATGGAGAAGATAGCAGAACTGCAGGAGCGGGAGAAG GAGGTCAACACACTGGACATGGCAGGTGGAGAGAGCAAGCTGGCTGACCATGATCTAGTGCTGCATGAGCTGGAGAAG CAGAACTTCCCTACACATACGCAGGGGGATTTGGAGATCAACATATCAGAACAGGGAGATGGAGAGAGCAAGGTGGCTGATCATGCTCTCATGCTGCATGAAACCACAAG CAAGAGATGGAGGCTATTCATGCCAAGCTAA
- the LOC123064796 gene encoding guanine nucleotide-binding protein G(s) subunit alpha isoforms XLas isoform X2 translates to MLPRPARPGDARGPLPAANTGRRAPRPPGAKARRRPALKEPPSSSTRATKSPMEHAVWPPSIDSAVAPRSSSASSPTDSTSESASANAQKRLPDQPTTPAAGPAGRQDAAVAATASPLAELRTPAPETGPRARSPPPSPEPPTRAVRTGTQRKPTQRPPLHCTCMSSDDDVPMADADAGEVLDAIATSTHAFDAQHHPTAESALASDAQHHPAAESALASDAHHHLAAESALASDAHHHLATESALASDTQQHPAAVTTTAAAQEAVPPELHHHFMHLRGDDATGSFLAAAVKRAEDAIADEYDARARLLEARCEEAAAAVRAAEEDISCLIDELAELRIISDEIIPELNCEDPEEQNQRLRAELDATTKELEWKMEKIAELQEREKEVNTLDMAGGESKLADHDLVLHELEKNFPTHTQGDLEINISEQGDGESKVADHALMLHETTSKRWRLFMPS, encoded by the exons ATGCTGCCCCGCCCCGCACGACCCGGCGATGCACGCGGCCCCCTGCCCGCGGCGAACACTGGACGTCGTGCGCCACGGCCACCGGGCGCGAAAGCACGCCGGCGCCCGGCCTTGAAGGAGCCCCCCAGCTCCTCCACACGTGCGACAAAGTCGCCGATGGAGCACGCCGTCTGGCCGCCCTCCATCGACTCCGCCGTCGCGCCCAGAAGCTCCTCCGCATCTTCACCTACCGACTCCACGTCGGAATCCGCCTCGGCCAACGCCCAAAAACGGCTCCCCGACCAGCCAACCACACCCGCGGCGGGGCCGGCCGGACGCCAGGACGCCGCCGTGGCCGCCACCGCCTCCCCGCTCGCTGAGCTCCGAACGCCCGCGCCGGAAACAGGCCCGAGAGCGagatcgccgcccccgtcgccagaGCCACCCACTCGGGCGGTCCGTACAGGAACCCAACGCAAACCCACTCAAAGGCCTCCGCTCCACTGCACTTGCATGTCAAGCGACGACGACGTGCCcatggccgacgccgacgccggcgaggtcctcGACGCCATCGCCACGAGCACCCACGCCTTCGACGCGCAGCACCACCCCACCGCCGAGAGCGCCCTGGCCTCCGACGCGCAGCACCACCCCGCTGCCGAGAGCGCCCTGGCATCCGACGCTCACCACCACCTCGCTGCCGAGAGCGCCCTGGCCTCCGACGCGCACCACCACCTCGCCACCGAGAGCGCCCTGGCCTCCGATACCCAGCAGCACCCGGCCGCCGTCACGACCACTGCGGCAGCCCAGGAAGCGGTGCcgcccgagctccaccaccacttCATGCACCTGCGCGGGGATGACGCCACGGGGAGTTTCCTGGCCGCCGCGGTGAAGAGGGCCGAGGACGCCATCGCCGACGAGTACGACGCGAGGGCGAGGCTCCTGGAGGCCAGGTGTGAGGAGGcggccgcggcggtgcgggcggcggaggaggacatTAGCTGCCTCATCGACGAGCTCGCCG AGCTGAGGATCATATCTGACGAGATCATACCAGAGTTGAACTGTGAGGATCCGGAGGAGCAGAATCAGAGGCTCAGGGCGGAACTGGATGCCACGACGAAAGAGCTCGAGTGGAAGATGGAGAAGATAGCAGAACTGCAGGAGCGGGAGAAG GAGGTCAACACACTGGACATGGCAGGTGGAGAGAGCAAGCTGGCTGACCATGATCTAGTGCTGCATGAGCTGGAGAAG AACTTCCCTACACATACGCAGGGGGATTTGGAGATCAACATATCAGAACAGGGAGATGGAGAGAGCAAGGTGGCTGATCATGCTCTCATGCTGCATGAAACCACAAG CAAGAGATGGAGGCTATTCATGCCAAGCTAA